Proteins encoded by one window of Natronomonas salsuginis:
- a CDS encoding acyl-CoA dehydrogenase family protein: MEFGLNQVQRMYRDQLRTYVEDNVIGENATWDDDEGFPEDVWADLCALGVVGLSISEEHGGEGLDPITAGVVYEELGRGDVGFATLVLAENLANHLLAAYGSERHREIARANANGDVHLAFALTEPDHGSDAQAIETTAERDGDGWILTGEKTAITGATTADQVLTYARETDTDGIRAFLVPTAADGVECKPYPALGCEVSGWGQVHLDGVRVDGDALVSEDNGFKMAMQTFDKSRAWIGLYCLGAARQTLEETQQYLVDREAFGKPLAGYEGPQFQMAELETHLDAARLKAYEALWRAREGKPHTKDAAMVKWYAPQIATRTIHECLVLHGHYGYSKDFGIEKRLRDTIGLEIGDGTPHVQKLIVARETFGAEYLPY; the protein is encoded by the coding sequence ATGGAGTTCGGCTTAAACCAGGTCCAGCGGATGTACCGCGATCAGCTTCGGACGTACGTCGAGGACAACGTCATCGGCGAGAACGCGACGTGGGACGACGACGAGGGCTTCCCGGAGGACGTCTGGGCGGACCTCTGTGCGCTGGGCGTCGTCGGGCTGTCGATCTCCGAGGAGCACGGCGGCGAGGGGCTCGATCCGATCACGGCCGGCGTCGTCTACGAGGAGTTGGGGCGGGGCGACGTGGGCTTCGCCACGCTCGTGTTGGCCGAGAACCTCGCCAATCACCTCCTCGCGGCGTACGGGAGCGAGCGACACCGAGAGATCGCGAGGGCGAACGCGAACGGCGACGTCCACCTCGCATTCGCGCTGACCGAGCCGGACCACGGCTCCGACGCGCAGGCCATCGAGACGACGGCCGAGCGCGACGGCGACGGCTGGATCCTCACTGGCGAGAAGACGGCGATCACCGGCGCGACGACGGCGGACCAGGTTCTCACGTACGCGCGCGAGACGGACACGGACGGGATCCGCGCGTTCTTGGTGCCGACCGCCGCCGACGGCGTCGAGTGCAAACCGTACCCTGCGCTGGGCTGTGAAGTGAGCGGGTGGGGGCAGGTTCACCTCGACGGCGTCCGCGTCGACGGCGACGCGCTCGTCTCCGAGGACAACGGGTTCAAGATGGCGATGCAAACGTTCGACAAGTCTCGCGCGTGGATCGGCCTCTACTGTCTCGGCGCGGCGCGACAGACGTTGGAGGAGACCCAACAGTATCTCGTCGACCGCGAGGCGTTCGGGAAGCCGCTGGCGGGGTACGAGGGACCGCAGTTCCAGATGGCCGAACTCGAAACGCACCTCGATGCGGCGCGGCTGAAAGCCTACGAGGCGCTGTGGCGCGCTCGCGAGGGGAAACCCCACACCAAGGACGCCGCGATGGTAAAGTGGTACGCCCCGCAGATCGCCACGCGGACGATCCACGAGTGTCTCGTGTTGCACGGCCACTACGGCTACTCGAAGGACTTCGGCATCGAGAAGCGACTTAGGGACACGATAGGGCTGGAGATCGGCGACGGGACGCCGCACGTTCAGAAGCTGATCGTCGCCCGCGAGACGTTCGGCGCGGAGTATCTCCCCTACTGA